GCCACGTGCCCGCCCGGCCGCAGCAGGCGCGCGGCGGCGGTGACCACGTGCCGGATCACGGCCAGGCCGTCCGGGCCGCCGAACACGGCCTGGCGCGGGTCGTGGTCGGACACCTCCGGCGGCACCTCGGTGTCGTCCGGCACGTACGGCGGGTTGCACAGCACCAGGTCCACCCGGCCGTCCAGGTCGGACAGCAGGTCGGGCGCGGTGACGTCGCCCGCGTGCAGGGTGATCGGGGTGTCGCCCGCGGCGGCGCGGGCGTCGGCGTTGCGGCGCGCCCACGCCAGGGCGGTGGTGTCCCGCTCGACGGCGTGCACGCGCGCGTCCGGCCGGTGGTGCGCCACGGCCAGCGCCAGCGCGCCCGAGCCGGTGCACAGGTCCACCACCAGCGGGTCCGGCCGGTCCAGTGTGGACAGCCCCCAGACCAGCGGCAGCTCGGTCTCCGGGCGCGGGACGAACACGCCGGGGCCGACGTCGAGGTCGAGGCCGCCGAGGTGGGCCCAGCCGGTGATGTGCTGGAGCGGGATGCGCTCCACCCGCCGCAGCACCACCTTGTGCAGGGCGTCGACCACCGGCGGGTCGACCAGCGGGATGAGCGGCAGCCGGGACCGCTCGACGCCGAGCACGTGCGCGGCGAGCAGCTCGGCGTCCGCCCTGGGGCTGTCGACACCCGCGGCGGCCAGCATGCGTTCCGCTT
This portion of the Saccharothrix syringae genome encodes:
- the prmC gene encoding peptide chain release factor N(5)-glutamine methyltransferase → MTRHPLRLAILEAERMLAAAGVDSPRADAELLAAHVLGVERSRLPLIPLVDPPVVDALHKVVLRRVERIPLQHITGWAHLGGLDLDVGPGVFVPRPETELPLVWGLSTLDRPDPLVVDLCTGSGALALAVAHHRPDARVHAVERDTTALAWARRNADARAAAGDTPITLHAGDVTAPDLLSDLDGRVDLVLCNPPYVPDDTEVPPEVSDHDPRQAVFGGPDGLAVIRHVVTAAARLLRPGGHVAIEHDDTQGESVPALLAARRVLTDVADHPDLAGRPRFATARRV